A genomic window from Syngnathus typhle isolate RoL2023-S1 ecotype Sweden linkage group LG18, RoL_Styp_1.0, whole genome shotgun sequence includes:
- the LOC133143226 gene encoding uncharacterized protein LOC133143226 isoform X1, with protein MKKQESLNAKSEQRLTKQELKRINKNLRNKERYSQNLETRQRKRCYVTMRYQQDVHFRAKQRSYYTQRCKTDHIFKKKNHSRFLLRYKTDNCFRMGRCTYRTQRYRDDPEFNARQRSYVMQRYHDDPEFNARQRSYVKQRYRDDPEFNARQRSYVTQRYRDDNEFNARKRTYITQRYRDDPEFNARQRTYVMQRYRDDPEFNARRRTYVTQRYRDDPEFNARRRSYVTQRYRDDPEFNARQRTYITERYRDDPEFKTRQRMYITQRYRDDFRFNSRQRFYFKHRYSSNPEFRAKHQEIMRSIMRTKSDSLRNKTMTRASTVLQKYKLINRLCRERNECALMKAVDLFKDQIKNGPTFVCTVCHRALFPNQVQSCRRLLYKQNRNVVARCLTGQFVHICNDECHSSCRVPAERKLEWICHTCHTHLKDGKMPAIAVANNLTLADIPTELRGLNILERHLISKCIAFAKIVPLPKGQQRAIRGNVVCVPSEVQETVNALPRIRSKSQMLRVKLKRRLCYKGHQFFQTVTWSKLMSALIKLKQIHPQYRSITIRDDPDLCDPTLTDDESGSDEAEMSDIEYNEEALEEMYRFETEALRGMNGESQNVNQQQGNLEDGDQPSGGVILESCLQPSDVSEEIMSFTEGIYSVAPAERNNPVSFFKTPKLEAMAFPVQFPSGQNTLDEERPIKLTPSKYFKTRLCCVDERFARDPTYLFFAQFVTEIYQATSSMSIQLRKGKPFTRDGRRITNAMLQDKRQVEKLVRSKDAVRFMTPLRGTPAYWERTTKDLFAMIRQLGTPTFFCTFSAAEMRWEEVITAIKAQQGEVVNFAGLDWATKCEILRGNPVTTMRMFDKRVEALFRDLILSPAQPIGEVVDYFYRLEFQHRGSPHIHCLIWVKGAPVFEESSDKAICDFVSRYISAELPDPQKEPELYKKVTEVQMHSKSHSKTCVKHQGANCRFGFPKQPCHETMIIRPAPVDDDNRDRHAENRSAANAKLVPVLNLLNEPETSSMTLPQLLAKCELTGDDFVNCLHLTASSSSVVLKREPKDCWVNYYNRHLLLAWDGNLDIQYILNAYSCIAYICSYISKAEHGLSQYLKSVIENSRNENVNENDEMKQIMQAYSKKREVSAQECVARACGLHMKQSSRMVVFVQTSDNALKMSYPLSLLEGKTQDSHEVWMTGLPDKYKCRPQTEEFEVMCLADFASRCRIVYGNQVKGKNVLRLLKDMGFVQKRTEKPAVIKYCKFSEQKNPEEYHRTLLKLYLPHRADCQLKSERFPTSQLFHEHACVQLPYADHVERVSEIVKRNRKTYEGHSGDIEDAIRELEESGLNVNEWCHLAPESELQRLECIEEINARDDPTENAEENVPDYNVRSATRETAIVAEPAAIDPTVLRGMYRNLNRKQASVFYKVRDWCVKRVCSSKPIEQFFYYVNGGAGTGKSHLIKCIHADATKILLRLPRLAEEADICKQTVVLAAFTGTAAFNISGTTLHSLLKLPRSLRPPYQGLGNKLDEVRAELSIAEILIIDEISMVSKDLFAYVSTRLKQIKGIDLPFGGMSVLAVGDFFQLPPVRQSKPLCVYDPTRLDHWRDNFKKITLTDIMRQKDDAAFAEVLNRLRVKDRFRELSEPDASLLATRYASPVTCPKNILHIFATNKQVDGHNSAMLNLLHKDVVQIDADDYKKDKKTGRMARQATPVRGPKNGLPDSIKVAVGARVMITRNIDVQAGLCNGTFAKVVQLVNYPNEARVQKLGLELDCVAKTRSAENSVFIDRQEERMQNTGVVRRQFPLKLAFACTIHKVQGMTTSEAAVSLKGVFEHGMGYVALSRVTSLSGLHILHMDERKIHANPEITAALAEMTEDSLDGVMPLFHVMPRVDKAKDLIVVHHNTEGLSCHVQDIACHHELRFADVLCLTETHLRGSAAACLEGYTMFHRNRSDSYTTCPDLATKLGGGVGICVKSHIAAQEKKYVQGVTDIEFVAVKLEAPINLLIAAVYRPPGHSLRAFLPSLGNLLRYLEVMDHHQILVCGDFNEDALSASYKPVLELFCSKGYTQLITTATTDKNTLIDLIFVSRPQCALYSGVLQTYYSYHNPVFCVLNTERVSFIWRKQFDPQWRPEVNILHKDLEDAKTSSVDQ; from the exons ATGAAGAAACAGGAAAGTTTGAATGCTAAATCTGAacaaagacttacaaaacaggaactaaagagaataaataaaaatctgagaaaTAAGGAAAGGTACAGTCAAAATTTAGAGACAAGACAGAGGAAGAGGTGTTATGTTACAATGCGTTATCAGCAAGACGTACATTTTCGCGCGAAACAAAGGTCGTATTATACACAGCGTTGTAAGACTGATCATAtctttaagaagaaaaatcattcCCGCTTCTTACTTCGTTATAAGACGGATAATTGTTTTCGAATGGGACGATGCACCTACAGAACGCAACgctaccgtgacgaccctgagtttaatgcaaggcaacgttcctacgtaatgcaacgttaccatgacgaccctgagtttaacgcaaggcaacgttcctacgtaaagcaacgttaccgtgacgaccctgagtttaacgcaaggcaacgttcctacgtaacgcaacgttaccgtgacgacaatGAGTTCAATGCAAGAAAGCGTACCTACataacgcaacgttaccgtgacgaccctgagttcaaTGCAAGACAGCGTACCTACGTAatgcaacgttaccgtgacgaccctgagttcaaTGCAAGACGGCGTacctacgtaacgcaacgttaccgtgacgaccctgagtttaatgcaaggcgacgttcctacgtaacgcaacgctaccgtgacgaccctgagtttaatgcaagacAACGTACCTAcattacagaacgttaccgtgatgaCCCTGAATTTAAAACAAGACAGCGCATGTATATTACACAGCGTTATCGTGACGATTTTAGATTTAATTCTAGACAGCGCTTTTACTTTAAACACCGTTATTCTAGCAATCCTGAATTCAGAgctaaacatcaggaaatcatgaggtccATTATGAGAACAAAATCTGATTCGTTGCGTAATAAAACAATGACCAGAGCAAGTACGgttttacaaaaatacaaactcATAAATCGGCTATGTAGAGAGCGAAATGAATGTGCGTTAATGAAAGCCGTGGACCTGTTCAAagaccaaattaagaatggacccacgtttgtttgcacagtttgccacagagccttATTTCCCAACCAGGTGCAGTCTTGTCGGCGTCTCCTTTATAAGCAGAACCGAAATGTTGTTGcacgttgtctcacgggacaatttgttcatatttgtaatgATGAATGTCATTCGTCGTGTAGAGTaccggctgaaagaaaactagagtggatatgtcacacctgccacacacatctcaaagatggtaaaatgccagcaatcGCTGTTGCAAACAATCTCACGCTAGCTGATATTCCAACAGAACTGCGTGGATTGAACATAttagagagacacctcatttccaaatgcatagcgtttgccaaaattgtaccgcttcccaaaggtcaacaacgagccattcgcggAAATGTTGTGTGCGTGCCGTCGGAGGTACAGGAGACAGTCAATGCCTTGCCGAGGATAAGAAGTAAGtcgcagatgttgagagtgaaactgaagagacgactttgctacaaaggccatcagttttttcaaactgtcacttggtccaagctaatgagcgctctgataaaACTGAAGCAAATTCATCCGCAATACAGAAGCATAACTATCCGCGACGatccggacctttgcgacccaaccctcactgatgaTGAAAGCGGCTCAGATGAAGCGGAAATGAGCGACatcgagtacaatgaggaagccctggaggagatgtacagatttgagacTGAAGCTCTGCGTGGAATGAACGGTGAGTCACAAAATGTcaatcagcaacaaggaaatctaGAAGATGGTGATCAACCTAGCGGTGGAGTTATACTTGAATCGTGTCTCCAACCGAGTGACGTGtcggaggaaattatgagttttactgagGGCATTTActctgttgctcctgcagaaagaaataaccctgtaagctttttcaagactcccaaactcgaggccatggcttttccagtgcagttcCCGAGCGGGCAAAACacgctcgatgaagagagaccgataaaactcacaccgagcaagtatttcaaaacccgactgtgttgcgtggatgaacgttttgcgaGGGATCCgacctacttgttctttgctcagtttgtgaccgAAATCTACCAGGCGACGTCGAGCATGTCAatacagctacgcaaaggtaaaccgtTTACCCGAGATGGTCGGAGAATTACCAACgctatgcttcaggacaaacgtcaagttgaaaaactggtgcgcagcaaagacgcCGTCCGCTTCATGACGCcgctgagaggcacgccagcctactgggagagaaccaccaaagatctttttgcaatgatccgacagctgggtacacccacgttcttttgcacattttctgctgctgaaatgcgttgggaagaggtcatcactgccatcaaagcgcaacaaggtgaagtggtgaattttgctggattggactgggctaccaagtgcgaaattctacgcggcaatccggtgacgacaatgcgcatgtttgacaaacgtgtggaagctctgttcagagatttgatcctctctccggcgcaaccgattggtgaagtggttgactacttttaccgattggagtttcagcacagaggaagtcctcacattcattgcctcatatgggttaaaggtgcccctgtatttgaggaatcctcagacaaagccatctgtgattttgtatcccgctacatctccgctgagctgccggacccgcaaaaggaacccgaattgtacaaaaaagtcacagaggttcagatgcacagcaaaagtcactccaaaacgTGTGTCAAACACCAGGGTGCAAATTGCcgttttggattccccaaacaaccgtgccacGAAACGATGAtcatcagacctgcgcccgtagacgacgacaatcgagatcgacACGCGGAGAATCGCTCGGCGGCCaacgccaagcttgttcccgtgctaaatctcctgaatgagcctgaaacttcatccatgactttgcctcagctgctggctaaatgcgagctcaccggtgacgactttgtgaactgtttgcacctgacggcctcgtcgagttccgtcgtgcttaagcgagaacccaaagactgctgggtcaactactacaaccgccatttgcttcttgcctgggatggaaatctGGACattcaatacatcctgaatgcctattcTTGCATCgcgtacatctgcagctacatcagcaaagcggaacacggtctgagccaatacctgaaatcggtcattgagaaCTCCCGCAACGAAAATGTCAACGAGAACgacgaaatgaaacaaattatgcaagcgtactccaagaagagggaagtgagtgctcaggagtgtgtggCGCGCGCATGCGgcctgcatatgaaacagtcctcccgcatggtggtatttgtacaaacgagtgacaatgcgctgaaaatgagttatcctctctcgctgctTGAGGGCAAAACCCAGGACTCGcacgaagtgtggatgactgggctGCCGGACAAGTATAAATGCAGACCTCAAacggaggaatttgaagtcatgtgcttggctgatttcgcATCaaggtgcagaattgtttacggTAACCAAGTCAAAGGTAAAAACGTTTTGCGTCTGCTGAAAGATATGGGGTTTGtacaaaaaagaacagaaaaacctgcggtcatcaaatattgtaaattctcagaacaaaagaatccagaggaatatcaccgcaccttgctcaagctgtacctgcctcatcgtgctgattgccagttGAAATCTGAACGCTTTCCCACCTCACAGTTGTTCCACGagcacgcctgtgtacagttaccgtacgcCGACCATGTGGAGCGCGTGTCTGAAATCGTCAAGAGGAACAGAAAAACGTACGAGGGACACAGTGGAGACATTGAAGATGCCATCAGAGAGTTGGAGGAAAGCGGGCTCAATGtgaacgaatggtgccacctggctcccgagagtgagctgcaaagactcgaatgcattgaggaaatcaACGCGAGAGACGACCCGACTGAgaacgcggaggaaaacgtcCCCGACTATAACGTGAGATCGGCGACGAGAGAAACGGCTATTGTGGCTGaacctgctgccatcgatcccacgGTGTTACGCGGTATGTATCGAAACCTGAACCGAAAACAAGCGTCTGTGTTCTACAAGGTCCGAGATTGGTGCGTGAAACGTGTTTGTAGCTCGAAGCCGATCGAGCAGTTTTTCTACTatgtcaacggtggcgccgggaccggcaaatcgcatctgatcaaatgCATCCACGCGGACGCCACGAAAATACTGctcagactaccacgactggctgaggaagcggacatttgcaaacagactgttgttctcgcagccttcacggGTACGGCGGCATTTAACATTTCAGGGACCACTTTGCATTCTctcctcaaactgccgagaagtctcagacCCCCGTATCAAGGCCTGGGCaacaaactggacgaagtcagagcggaGCTTTCGATCGCTGAAATACTCATtatcgacgagatttccatggtgtcaaaAGACCTTTTTGCCTACGTGAGTACcagattgaaacaaatcaaaggaatcgaTTTACCTTTTGGCGGTATGTCTGTGCTTGCTgtcggagatttctttcagctccctcctgtGAGACAATCCAAACctttgtgcgtgtacgatcctactcggctggaccactggcgcgacaacttcaaaaagatcacgctcacggacatcatgaggcagaaagatgaTGCCGCCTTTGCCGAAGTGCTGAacagactccgcgtcaaagacagGTTTCGCGAACTGTCGGAACCGGACGCATCTCTGCTTGCTACGAGGTACGCTTCTCCAGTAACGTGTCCAAAGAATATTCTGCatatttttgccaccaataagcaGGTAGACGGCCATAATTCCGCGATGCtgaatctgcttcataaggacgttGTGCAAATCGACgccgatgactacaagaaagacaaaaaaaccggcagaatggcaaggcaagcgacCCCTGTCCGAGGACCTAAGAACGGGTTGCCCGACTCGATCAAAGTCGCCGTCGGCGCCCGCGTCATGATCACACGCAatattgatgttcaagcaggtctgtgcaacgggacatTTGCAAAAGTTGTGCAATTGGTGAATTACCCAAACGAAGCGCGTGTACAGAAACTCGGGCTGGAGCTAGATTGTGTCGCTAAGACGAGAAGTGCTGAGAATTCTGTGttcattgacagacaggaggagaggATGCAGAATACCGGAGTGGTGCGCCGGCAGTTTCCCCTTAAGCTTGCTTTTGCTTGCACGATCcataaggtacaaggcatgacaacatctGAGGCCGcggtttcgctgaaaggcgttttcgaacacggcatgggctacgtagctctgagtagagtgacttcgctcagcggtcttcatattctgcatatggatgagagaaaaatTCATGCAAATCcggaaatcactgctgctcttgctgagatgacagaggattctttggacggCGTGATGCCCCTGTTTCACGTGATGCCGAGGGTGGATAAAGCAAAGGACCTGatcgtcgtccatcataacaccgaagggctgtcttgtcacgtgcaggaTATCGCGTGTCACCACGAACTgcgttttgctgatgttttgtgcctcACAGAAACGCACCTCCGAGGATCTGCGGccgcctgcttggaaggctataCCATGTTTCACAGGAATCGAAGTGATTCTTATACAACCTGTCCCGACTTGGCGACAAAActcggtggcggcgtaggtatttgtgtcaaaagtcacatcgcggcccaggaaaagaaatacgtacagggtgtgaccgataTTGAATTTGTTGCGGTGAAACTGGAAGCTCCCATCAATTTGTTGAtcgctgccgtttacaggcctcccgGGCACAGTCTGCGCgcatttctgccaagcttgggaaacctGTTGCGTTATCTTGAAGTCATGGACCATCaccagatcttggtatgtggcgATTTTAACGAAGATGCGCTCTCCGCCTCGTACAAGCCCGTCCTTgaattgttttgctcaaagggtTACACGCagctcataaccactgctaccactgacaaaaacacattgatcgacctaatttttgtctctcgacctcagtgtgctctttattcaggtgtcctgcaaacgtactacagctatcataatcctgttttctgtgtcttgaatactgaaag AGTTtcttttatctggcgaaagcagttcgacccacaatggaggccagaggtaaacattctccacaaagaccttgaggaTGCAAAAACTTCCAGCGTGGACCAATGA
- the LOC133143226 gene encoding ATP-dependent DNA helicase PIF7-like isoform X4: MRMAKWFLGLQLFHEHACVQLPYADHVERVSEIVKRNRKTYEGHSGDIEDAIRELEESGLNVNEWCHLAPESELQRLECIEEINARDDPTENAEENVPDYNVRSATRETAIVAEPAAIDPTVLRGMYRNLNRKQASVFYKVRDWCVKRVCSSKPIEQFFYYVNGGAGTGKSHLIKCIHADATKILLRLPRLAEEADICKQTVVLAAFTGTAAFNISGTTLHSLLKLPRSLRPPYQGLGNKLDEVRAELSIAEILIIDEISMVSKDLFAYVSTRLKQIKGIDLPFGGMSVLAVGDFFQLPPVRQSKPLCVYDPTRLDHWRDNFKKITLTDIMRQKDDAAFAEVLNRLRVKDRFRELSEPDASLLATRYASPVTCPKNILHIFATNKQVDGHNSAMLNLLHKDVVQIDADDYKKDKKTGRMARQATPVRGPKNGLPDSIKVAVGARVMITRNIDVQAGLCNGTFAKVVQLVNYPNEARVQKLGLELDCVAKTRSAENSVFIDRQEERMQNTGVVRRQFPLKLAFACTIHKVQGMTTSEAAVSLKGVFEHGMGYVALSRVTSLSGLHILHMDERKIHANPEITAALAEMTEDSLDGVMPLFHVMPRVDKAKDLIVVHHNTEGLSCHVQDIACHHELRFADVLCLTETHLRGSAAACLEGYTMFHRNRSDSYTTCPDLATKLGGGVGICVKSHIAAQEKKYVQGVTDIEFVAVKLEAPINLLIAAVYRPPGHSLRAFLPSLGNLLRYLEVMDHHQILVCGDFNEDALSASYKPVLELFCSKGYTQLITTATTDKNTLIDLIFVSRPQCALYSGVLQTYYSYHNPVFCVLNTERVSFIWRKQFDPQWRPEVNILHKDLEDAKTSSVDQ, from the exons ATGAGGATGGCGAAGTGGTTTCTTGGACTACAG TTGTTCCACGagcacgcctgtgtacagttaccgtacgcCGACCATGTGGAGCGCGTGTCTGAAATCGTCAAGAGGAACAGAAAAACGTACGAGGGACACAGTGGAGACATTGAAGATGCCATCAGAGAGTTGGAGGAAAGCGGGCTCAATGtgaacgaatggtgccacctggctcccgagagtgagctgcaaagactcgaatgcattgaggaaatcaACGCGAGAGACGACCCGACTGAgaacgcggaggaaaacgtcCCCGACTATAACGTGAGATCGGCGACGAGAGAAACGGCTATTGTGGCTGaacctgctgccatcgatcccacgGTGTTACGCGGTATGTATCGAAACCTGAACCGAAAACAAGCGTCTGTGTTCTACAAGGTCCGAGATTGGTGCGTGAAACGTGTTTGTAGCTCGAAGCCGATCGAGCAGTTTTTCTACTatgtcaacggtggcgccgggaccggcaaatcgcatctgatcaaatgCATCCACGCGGACGCCACGAAAATACTGctcagactaccacgactggctgaggaagcggacatttgcaaacagactgttgttctcgcagccttcacggGTACGGCGGCATTTAACATTTCAGGGACCACTTTGCATTCTctcctcaaactgccgagaagtctcagacCCCCGTATCAAGGCCTGGGCaacaaactggacgaagtcagagcggaGCTTTCGATCGCTGAAATACTCATtatcgacgagatttccatggtgtcaaaAGACCTTTTTGCCTACGTGAGTACcagattgaaacaaatcaaaggaatcgaTTTACCTTTTGGCGGTATGTCTGTGCTTGCTgtcggagatttctttcagctccctcctgtGAGACAATCCAAACctttgtgcgtgtacgatcctactcggctggaccactggcgcgacaacttcaaaaagatcacgctcacggacatcatgaggcagaaagatgaTGCCGCCTTTGCCGAAGTGCTGAacagactccgcgtcaaagacagGTTTCGCGAACTGTCGGAACCGGACGCATCTCTGCTTGCTACGAGGTACGCTTCTCCAGTAACGTGTCCAAAGAATATTCTGCatatttttgccaccaataagcaGGTAGACGGCCATAATTCCGCGATGCtgaatctgcttcataaggacgttGTGCAAATCGACgccgatgactacaagaaagacaaaaaaaccggcagaatggcaaggcaagcgacCCCTGTCCGAGGACCTAAGAACGGGTTGCCCGACTCGATCAAAGTCGCCGTCGGCGCCCGCGTCATGATCACACGCAatattgatgttcaagcaggtctgtgcaacgggacatTTGCAAAAGTTGTGCAATTGGTGAATTACCCAAACGAAGCGCGTGTACAGAAACTCGGGCTGGAGCTAGATTGTGTCGCTAAGACGAGAAGTGCTGAGAATTCTGTGttcattgacagacaggaggagaggATGCAGAATACCGGAGTGGTGCGCCGGCAGTTTCCCCTTAAGCTTGCTTTTGCTTGCACGATCcataaggtacaaggcatgacaacatctGAGGCCGcggtttcgctgaaaggcgttttcgaacacggcatgggctacgtagctctgagtagagtgacttcgctcagcggtcttcatattctgcatatggatgagagaaaaatTCATGCAAATCcggaaatcactgctgctcttgctgagatgacagaggattctttggacggCGTGATGCCCCTGTTTCACGTGATGCCGAGGGTGGATAAAGCAAAGGACCTGatcgtcgtccatcataacaccgaagggctgtcttgtcacgtgcaggaTATCGCGTGTCACCACGAACTgcgttttgctgatgttttgtgcctcACAGAAACGCACCTCCGAGGATCTGCGGccgcctgcttggaaggctataCCATGTTTCACAGGAATCGAAGTGATTCTTATACAACCTGTCCCGACTTGGCGACAAAActcggtggcggcgtaggtatttgtgtcaaaagtcacatcgcggcccaggaaaagaaatacgtacagggtgtgaccgataTTGAATTTGTTGCGGTGAAACTGGAAGCTCCCATCAATTTGTTGAtcgctgccgtttacaggcctcccgGGCACAGTCTGCGCgcatttctgccaagcttgggaaacctGTTGCGTTATCTTGAAGTCATGGACCATCaccagatcttggtatgtggcgATTTTAACGAAGATGCGCTCTCCGCCTCGTACAAGCCCGTCCTTgaattgttttgctcaaagggtTACACGCagctcataaccactgctaccactgacaaaaacacattgatcgacctaatttttgtctctcgacctcagtgtgctctttattcaggtgtcctgcaaacgtactacagctatcataatcctgttttctgtgtcttgaatactgaaag AGTTtcttttatctggcgaaagcagttcgacccacaatggaggccagaggtaaacattctccacaaagaccttgaggaTGCAAAAACTTCCAGCGTGGACCAATGA